In Thermothelomyces thermophilus ATCC 42464 chromosome 4, complete sequence, a single genomic region encodes these proteins:
- a CDS encoding uncharacterized protein (Contains conserved domain SET[pfam00856], SET domains are protein lysine methyltransferase enzymes.) produces the protein MARRQLSWARVLFFGLLAPLATAADANAEAEGGSADGLAYETIQNVDIYTDNATAPTTQTPPVEGWWDSRICSGSYCVYTNRRIANGRGLVAVTRTDDFQKFERIEQHLNRGENNYLQDPVPFKTTDIPNKGSGVTATKNIRRGKPLMAWSPVLAVHKSFFEDVTKRKERDRLLEAAVSFLPEATRAVFDKQRARPGDSEGTNRRSVEDIVLAHPFEIDLGYVSYRQMNSEEHSRHYVNYPEVAVFQHDCRPNVATFIDASFALRATVARRVQEGEELTVAYVDPFLPREQRASWVRQYRGFPDSKGCPCSACSPPGGPKGGKAAQGDKRLKEILRIRGELRNPDSTKVDFATIERFLKLYEEDRLHAKLAEAYELAALNFNYLGDDKRAKKYADLAVQAGIIEQGVDANDVIAMKIMAKDIKGHYSYRYTLKRRGK, from the coding sequence ATGGCGCGGCGCCAGCTGTCGTGGGCCCGGGTGCTCTTCTTCGGACTGCTCGCACCGCTGGCCACAGCAGCGGATGCCAATGCCGAAGCAGAAGGGGGCTCGGCAGACGGCCTGGCCTACGAAACCATCCAAAACGTGGACATCTACACCGATAATGCCACAGCTCCCACCACCCAAACACCCCCGGTCGAGGGATGGTGGGATTCGAGAATCTGTTCGGGATCCTACTGCGTCTACACCAACCGTCGCATCGCCAATGGGCGAGGTCTCGTGGCCGTCACCAGAACCGACGATTTCCAGAAGTTTGAGCGCATCGAGCAGCACCTCAACCGCGGCGAGAACAATTACCTGCAAGATCCCGTCCCCTTCAAGACCACCGACATACCCAACAAGGGCTCTGGCGTGACCGCCACGAAGAACATCCGCCGCGGCAAGCCCCTCATGGCCTGGTCGCCCGTGCTCGCGGTGCACAAGTCCTTCTTCGAGGACGTCACCAAGCGAAAGGAGCGCGACCGCCTCCTCGAGGCCGCCGTCTCCTTCCTGCCCGAGGCCACCCGCGCCGTGTTCGACAAGCAGCGCGCCCGCCCCGGCGACAGCGAGGGCACCAACCGGCGCTCGGTCGAGGACATTGTGCTGGCGCACCCGTTCGAGATCGACCTGGGCTACGTCAGCTACCGGCAGATGAACTCCGAGGAGCACTCCCGGCACTACGTCAACTACCCGGAGGTGGCCGTCTTCCAGCACGACTGCCGGCCCAACGTGGCCACCTTCATCGACGCCTCCTTCGCCCTGCGCGCCACCGTCGCCCGCCGCGTCCAGGAGGGCGAGGAGCTGACCGTCGCTTACGTCGACCCCTTCCTACCGCGCGAGCAGAGGGCCTCCTGGGTACGCCAGTACCGCGGCTTCCCGGACAGCAAGGGGTGCCCGTGCAGCGCGTGCAGCCCGCCCGGCGGGCCCAAGGGGGGCAAGGCCGCGCAGGGGGACAAGCGGCTCAAGGAGATCCTGAGGATCCGCGGCGAACTGCGGAATCCCGATAGCACCAAGGTGGACTTTGCCACGATCGAGCGCTTCCTAAAGCTGTACGAGGAGGACCGCCTGCACGCCAAGCTGGCCGAGGCGTACGAGCTGGCGGCGCTCAACTTCAACTACCTGGGCGACGACAAGAGGGCCAAGAAGTACGCCGATCTGGCGGTGCAGGCGGGCATCATCGAGCAGGGCGTCGACGCCAACGACGTGATCGCCATGAAGATCATGGCCAAGGATATCAAGGGACACTATTCGTATCGGTACACGCTCAAGAGACGGGGAAAATAA